CAGGAGCTGCCTGAAAGCACAGGCAGGGTTGAAAGGACAGCTGGGGTAGGCCTTCCTACATTCATTCTGGGGACAGGAGTAGGGAGTCAGGCTGGCCCGGAGGCCAGGTCAGGGGGCCTGGAAGATGGTGGTAAGGACAGACATTCCAGGCAAGGTTGCCTCAAGCCCTCCTGGTACAAGCGCTGGAGAATAGGGAGGAGTTTGGGTTTGCCACCCTGGGTTGGAACCATCCACCAGACTGCCAAGGTTCTTTGGAAATAAGGACTCTGTGGCCTTCCTTTGCCTTCAGGGAAAGCTCATTCTACAGAGCTGGCCCTTTTTCTTCCCTCACCCGGTCTTCTGGGCCCTGCCTGGGTGCTAATGGCAAATCCCCAGGAACACAAgtctctccctgcttcccccacACCAGGGCCAGCTGGAACTTCTGCGGAGGCTCTTCACAGAGGCCCTTTATGAGGAGGCACTCAGCCAGGTGAGTGAGTGCCTGGGGAAGGTGGGACCAGTGGCCTCCTACCCATTCCAGCTCCCCAGGAGCAACCAGGTCAGCATCTCCTACTTGAAGAGCTAACCCCGAGCTGACTTGGTATGAAGTTGGGATGGGACTGACTCACAGAAGACTTCCTAAATGGAGAGTTGTATCAGGAAGAAAAGTGAGTGACTATAGTCTGTgcactcatttttctttctccccacagTGGTTCACACCAGATGGATTCCGGTCTCTCTTTGCTCTTGTTGGGACCAATGGCCAAGGAATTGGGACCAGGTTAGGAAGGAATGTTCCAAAGCTATTGAACTTGTCTctcagggctggggtgggagatTGACAGAGGAAGGTAGCCACATCTCCTTTCAAGATTAGGGTGGGGTAAGGTATAATTCTGTGGCCCAAGCGCTGGACTGGATGCAGTGGTGGGAGTCAGAAAGGCTCAGGTGGTAAAATTTGCTCTTGGGAGCTTTGGTCTTTTGGGGAAGATGGGCCTCTGCCCCGGAGAAAGAAGTGGGCTTAACTTGCCTGGAGGTGGAGAGTCCTGTGAGCTGGGCCTCCTCTTCTCCAACCATGGATGCCTGGGACCCCCAGCTCCCTGAGCCAGTGGGTCCATGCCTGTGATGCTCTGGAACTGAAGCCTCAGGACCGAGAGCAGCTGGACGCCTTCATTGACCAGCTGTACAAGGACATCGAGGCAGGttggtgagatggagccttggTCTCACCCAACCTTGGATGCCCCCCATTCAGATACAGTCTTCCCCCGAGGGAGTTCTAAGCGAACAGTTGGGGAAGCTAATCCCTATGTGCCTATGAGAAACTGGAGATCTATCCACAGGACACAGAGATAAGCCATGACCCCAAGATCCATACAGAGGCTTGGTCCTGAGGGTTGGGGGGTCCTGGACAAGTAAGGTGATACCCATTTATGGGAAAGCAAGCTCGTGCCTCCAAGAAGCAAGGTCAGGTGAAATGGTAGTGACTAGTGGCAAGACAGTAGACCCAGTAGACCCAGTGCCTATCCTCATAacccttgttttcttttcctcccagtAAAATGGATAGAATAACATCTGAATATTACTGTCTTACAGCAACTGGCGAGTTTCTTAACTGTGAAGGATCTGGCCTGTATGTGCTTCAGAGCTGCTGTGAGTCCCGGTATTAAGGAGGGGTAGCCTTACGGCCACAGGACATCTCTCCTACTTGGTCCCTTGTAGGCTGGTGGAGAGGACTCTAGGAGCAGGATTGGTTCTGAGCTTCTTTGGggattttctcattcattcttttattggaCTGTTCATGccttaatatatgtgtatatatcagaTCTTCCAgggggccaggccctgtgctcaagTATGACACAGACTCTGATTCTAGGCATATACCACCACTGCCCTGTCAGGTTCGGGAGGGGGGTGTTACAAGACCTTGGGAGGAGGGAGCTCAGGCAAGAAGGGGAGTCTCATAAGCACCtgacagggaggagcagagccaCTTCACACAGTTGTCTTTTGCAGACTCAGCCTCTCCCCCTCTGATTTCCTCACTGTAAGCCCCCCCTCCCAGGCTCTGGGACCATTCTGCCCCTCCCAAACTAGGCTCACAGAGAGCCTAGTTGGCTCAGCTGTTACCAGACAGGACTGAGTTAAGTGGTCAGGCACGGGAGTTCTTTCATagccctgctgctcctcctcctgtggGACACTGGAGACACAAGCGAGACTCCAGCTGCCCAGTGCTGAGGACAGCAGGGGCAGTGATGGCAGGTGGGAGGGGGTAGGAAGTAAGTGCATGTGTGCCTGTGCTCTGTGGTCTTCAGGAAAGAGCCCCATACAGGGAGTTGGGAAGCTTGGGTGCCAGGATCTGTGCAGCCCCAGCAGGGATCAGAGAACAGGGAAGGATGGGGAACCAGTGCTCTGCACCTTGaggctgttatttttattattcaacaGTCCTTATTATTTGCCTCTTTCAGGTAACCACAGCTGTGTCCCCAATGCAGAGACCACTTTCCCAGAAAACAACTTCCTTTTGCATGTCACCGCCTTGGAGGATATCAAGCCAGGAGAGGTGAAGGGGCTTGGaactggggggtggggttggggagggggcagttGGCCCTGCAGGTTCTCCCCAAAGGATAGCCAGGGCCCCCAGTTCAGGCCGTTTAGTTGAATCCCCACATGCCCCAGGACAGGAGTCTTTCTCCCCATGATTATGCTCtaaccccacccctcccccagttcTTCACAAAATAGCCAGAAAGCCCCAGAGCAATGATTGAGGGGCAACTGTGTGCCCACATTCTTCTTCCTAGCCACCTTTTGATCAACAAATCCACTTCTTCTAAGAAAGCAAGAGATGGCTCTTTGTGGCTTGGGCTGTGGATGAATGTGTGGGTTTGGGGTCCTGACTGGGCACAGTACACAGAGTCTGGATGCATCTTCCAGGGGAAGTAGCATCATATCAAGATAACCTCTGACCCCAGCTATGACCTTGGCCATCAACTGCCTGTAACCATAACCTGAGGCTAACCACAGTTCCCTCTCTGTCTCAGACACAAGCCTCTTTGTGGTCTGCTGAGGGCACAGAGAAATGGATGAGGGCCTAGCGCCTGGGAGATGGGGCAGTGGGTAGAGAtggggcagtgggtggggaggCTCCCATCTAAGAGAGAGCACAGACTGCCAGATGCCACATCTTCTCTGCCCTCCAGGAAATCTGTATCAGCTACTTAGACTGCTGTCAGCGGGAGCGTAGCCGCCACAGCCGCCACAAGATCCTCAGGTGCCAGCTGGGATGCGGTGGGTGGCTGGGCTCtgggaggccccatcctagtggccgcCTGACTTCACCCTCACCACCATCCCCCATCCCCTGCAGAGAGAACTATCTGTTTGTCTGTTCCTGCCCCAAATGCCTGGCAGAGGCGGATGAACCCAATGTGACctcggaggaggaggaagaggaggaagaggaggaggaaggagagccaGAAGATGCAGAGCTGGGGGATGAGATGACTGATGTGTGATGTCACCCTGCCTGGAAGGGACCCTACCCCAGATCCTGCAGGAAAAGGGGGCCTTCCTCCCAAGAGAGGAAGCTTGGAAGGAACTCCCCATTCCCCTTGCCTGGTTTCCCCCCCGATTCCAGCTCTGTTTCTGCCAGAAGGTAGGACAGAGGCTGGACCCTAGGCCCTAGGCACTCACCTCCCATCAGACCTCATGCCCTAGACACTGCTGCTGAGTGGCTCAGGCTCTATGCTGTCATTGAGCCTCTCAGA
This is a stretch of genomic DNA from Canis lupus baileyi chromosome 12, mCanLup2.hap1, whole genome shotgun sequence. It encodes these proteins:
- the SMYD5 gene encoding protein-lysine N-trimethyltransferase SMYD5 isoform X2, yielding MAASMGDVFSFCVGVAGKARVAVEVRFVSSAKGKGLFATQLIRKGETVFVERPLVAAQFLWNALYRYRACDHCLRALEKAEENAQRLTGKPGQVLPHPELCAVRKDLHQNCPHCQVMYCSAECRLAAAEQYHQVLCPGPSQDDPLHPLNKLQEAWRSVHYPPETASIMLMARMVATVKQGQLELLRRLFTEALYEEALSQWFTPDGFRSLFALVGTNGQGIGTSSLSQWVHACDALELKPQDREQLDAFIDQLYKDIEAATGEFLNCEGSGLYVLQSCCNHSCVPNAETTFPENNFLLHVTALEDIKPGEEICISYLDCCQRERSRHSRHKILRENYLFVCSCPKCLAEADEPNVTSEEEEEEEEEEEGEPEDAELGDEMTDV